Genomic DNA from Sediminispirochaeta bajacaliforniensis DSM 16054:
ATGAGAAGCTGTCGAAGAACAGATAAAAACAGCATCAACATCAGAGTCCTGTATAAGCTTTACAGGGTCATCATAAATTTTCTTTATTCCTAGGCAGGACACCCAATCGCGGATCTCGTCATTCATCACAATGTCTGCAGCTGCTGTCACTTCAGCACCTCTTACCGATGCAACGAGATTATTACCGTGTAATCTTCCTATACGGCCCAAGCCGATCAGTCCTATTCGCACTGTTTTTGCCATATAACGCCACTCCTTTATGCATTTCCCTTTTTTCTTGTCTGCATGTCAAACCAAACAGCAGCTACTAAAATACTGCCTTTTACGATGTATTGCCAAAATGCATCCATATTCATCATGCTCATACCATTATCAATAGAAGCCATCACCAGGGCACCGAAAATAGCGCCTGCCACCTTACCAACGCCACCAGTCATGCTTGTTCCTCCAATGACAGCAGCGGCGATTGCATCAAGCTCAAGATTCATATTGGTAACAGTTATTGTTCCAGCATTAAGACGAGCGGCGAGAATTAAACCTGCTATTGCAACCATCATCCCATGGATGGTATATACGATAAGTAAATTTTTACTTACGTTGATTCCAGAATATTTTGCGGCATCCAGATTCCCTCCAATCGCATAGATACTGCGGCCAAAGACTGTTTTTTCCGCTACAATAGTCAAAAGAAATGAAATGATGAACATGATCAAGACCGGGACAGGCATTCCTCGATAACTATTCATGATATAAACGGCTACCAAGATACCGACAGCCGTTATTCCCCAACGAATAAGCATAGCCTGTAAAGGCTCAAACAGGGTTCCATGTTTTCGCTGACCAGAGCGCCGTTGAATTTCATTCATTAACAAAAAAAGAATTATGGCAATGCCGATAACAGTAGTTAATGTCTTACTTATGTATGCTTGTCCGAAATAGCGTAAAGAATCCTCCAAAGGAGCAATAGTTGCACCTTTGGATATTGCCAAAACCAAACCTTTAAATACCAACTGACCACCGAGTGTCACAATAAAGGGCGCCAGCCCGGCATAGGCAATAAGAGAACCCTGCAGAACAAATACCAGCATGCCCAGCAAAAGAGAAATAATAATAGTGGGCAGCGTACCCACACTATAAAAAACCTGTAAACCTGCCGCCGTACAACCAATAAAGCCAACTACAGCACCTGCAGAAAGATCAATTCCGCCGGTAACCATTACCAGGACCATGCTGCTTCCCATGATGGCCACAATAGTCATTTGTCTCATCAAATTGGACAGATTTCGGCTCGAGAGAAATGATGTACCAAGTGTTCTAAAACCATTACTGGTTAGATAAGAAAAGACAACCCATAGTATCACCAAAATGGCGACCATGGTAAAAGTACGCATGTCGATCTTTTTTTTAGAAAAATAGTGTTTCATTGAATCGTTCATATCTTTTACCTCCCTGCAACCGACGCCTGCAGCAGTTTTTCTTGTGTCGCTTCGGCAACATCAAATTCCCCAGTGATCTTTCCACCGGCCATAGTTAATATTCTGTCGCTCATTCCAAGTATTTCTTCCATTTCGGAAGAAATCATGATAACTACTACGCCTTTCTCTACCAGGTCATTCATGATTTTATAGATTTCATATTTTGCTCCGACATCGATTCCCCTGGTAGGTTCATCGAGGATAATTACTTTTGGATCACAAAATAAAGCTTTCGCGATGACAACTTTTTGCTGATTACCACCACTAAGCGTAGAAACTTTTACACTAATATTGGGAGCAACGATTCTGATGGTGTCCACATAATCTTTTGTATAAGCGACTTCTTTATCTGCATCTAAAATACCGGCTCTTGATACTTTTTTCAAAGCAGCAAGGGTAACATTTTCTTTTATATCCATTAAGAGATTAAGCCCTAATTTTTTGCGATCTTCACTAATGATTGCCAATCCATGCTTCAATGCATCTAATGGACTTTTAATTATTACGTCTTTATTGTCGATCCAGACTTCACCTTCACCTTTTTCACGAAAAGCACCGAACACGGATGTAAATAGTTCAGTACGTCCTGCACCCATAAGGCCACTTATACCAAGTATTTCTCCCCGATAAGCCTTCAAGTTTACATTATCGATCAATTTTCGCCCTGGGACATCGGGATTCTCAACAGAATAATTCTTAATTTCAAAAACCAGATCGCCTCTTTTATGAGGAACTCTCGGAAACATATTCGTCAGTTCACGACCGACCATTAATTTAATCATAGTCTCTTTATCAATATCCGATCGCTTTCTTGAATCGATGGTCTTTCCATCACGCAAGATGGTTATCTCATCGGCAATGCGCATTACTTCATCTAAACGATGAGATATATAAATACACGTCACACCTTTTGATCGCAGCCCGTCAATAATCCCGAGTAATACATCGACTTCTGATTCTGTAAGGGCAGAGGTTGGTTCATCCAGAATAAGAAGGCTAACGTCCTTCGCCAAAGCCTTTGCGATTTCCACCATTTGCTTTTGACCAATACCAAGATTCTTAACTTTTTCATCGGGACGTATAAGAATAGTATCTGTAGTGTTCATGCCGATCTGTTTAAGCAAAGATAAGGTTTCTGCATACATTGCATCAAAGTCAATAAAGCCATACCGAGTGGGCTTCTCATTGAGAAAAATATTCTCGGCAACACTCATTTCCGGAACTAAATTTAATTCCTGATGAATACAGGCAATACCGGCCCTTTCTACTTCCTTGATGCTAAAAAACTTTGCTTCATTCTCATGTATAAGCATTTTTCCGCTATAGGTATTATATGGGTACACTCCGCTGATAATCTTAATTAAAGTTGATTTCCCCGCACCATTCTCGCCAACCAGTGCATGAACGGTTCCCTCTGTCACTTTGAAATCAACCTTATCCAAAGCTTTTACGCCTGGAAATAATTTGGTGATCTTTCTCATTTCCAGTATATTTTTCTCTTGCACAGACCCTTTCCCCTTCATCCTGTATCGTCGAAAAACATACGTGCCTCCCTCAAAACAAGGAAGGCACACCTATAATCATTTATTCTAAAAGTATTTGCTATTTTTCAGGCCATTCACTTTTTGGTAGATTCTTATAAACTTCTTCCAGCGTATGAAATTTATCCCGCGCAATTAGAATGTCGTAAAGGTTATCCTTATCAATTGCAATAACATCTACAGAAAAGCTGTCGACCTGCTTATAGTTATTATCCAAAGTTGTCCATACCCCAAGCGAACTATCGATTGAGGATTGCGGATCCTTCCCTGTCGCAATCGCAACAGCAAGCTCCATAGCAGCACGATTTAATTTTGCAAGAGGTTTATACACAGTTCCTGTTTGCGTTCCTTCAACAATACGCTGGCAAGCAGCAAGATCTGCATCCTGGCCTGAAATTGGAACATTCAAACCCTGAGCAGCCAAAGCCTGTATAGCGCCCCCTGCTGTTCCATCATTGGAAGCAATAACAGCCTGTATGTCGTTATTCGTCAGCGTAAGACCATTCTCAACATTCTTTAGGGCCTCGTTCGGGTCCCAGCCTCGACACCATTGTTCGAGAACGATGTCAATATCCCCCCGGTCGATATAAGGCTGTAACACACTTTTCTGACCGGCCGCTACAAGATGCGCATTGTTATCTTCCGCAGCACCCTTGAGCCAAATAAAATTTCCTTTATCGACTTTGTTGATAACAAAATTTGCCTGTGTAACACCAACCTTAAAGGAGTCAAACGTCACGTAATAATCCAAGTCGCAATTTAATGCAAACCTATCATATGAAATAACTTTAATACCAGCATCGTGAGCAGAAGTTATGATAGGAGCAACGGCAGATGCATCCAGAGATTGTAAAATAAGAACATCAATCCCTTGATTTATAAGATTCTCGCATTGGGAAACTTGTTTTTGTGCATTATTCTCGGCAGATTGAACTAATAATTCAAAGCCATGTTCTTTTGCATACGATCTAAACATATCTATTTCACGTTGCCATCGCTCTTCCTGTGTATGCCCAACAGAGACACCAACTTTGATATTTTTAATATCCTTTGGTCCGGAAGAAGCAGCATCGCTTTCTTTTTCCGTACAGCCAAACAACAAAAATACTGTTAATACAAATGAACAAAACATTAATAAGTTTTTCCCGTTTCCTCTCTTTTGCATATACAAAACCCTCCAACCGTTTTTTGGGAAACAGCATAAGCCATTCCCTTTTACTACAAAAATCGTTGTGCTTTTTGAGATGCTGTTCGAATAACTTTTTCCGGATCAAGTTCCCAATACTCTGGACGGAACAACTCTACCGAGCATATCTCTTCGTAACCTTTTTTATGCAGTTTATCGCTGATTTTCGCTAATGGAATAATTCCGTCACCGGGGTACAGACGATGGCAGTGATCCAACACACCCAAAGGAAGATCTTCACAATCGTTAATGTGATAAACGAAAAGTTTATCCAACGGAACGTCATCAATTGAATCAATATTGGATAGTCGGTTATAGAGAAAAAGATTTATTGAATCCAAAGCAACGCCGACGTCGGGGCGATCCACTGCATGAACAATTTCCAAGGCCTGTTCAAGGCTACGTACACACCATCGCTTATCACCAATAGGCTCAAAAGCAAGCTTTACCTTGTAAGGCTTAGCAATATCCGCAAGCTTATTTAGGACCTCAACGCTGTCGCTATATACATCGTCTTTACTTTTTTTATGCATATCGTCTCCCATTGTAGGAACAACGATAAGATAAGGATTACCTATTGCTTGTGCAATTTCGCATCCAAAGGTAAAAAGCGAAATCAATGTATCCCATTGGTCGGCAGAACAAAAATTGATATTTTCTATCGAATTGAATGCATACGGTTTAAGACGGCTGGAACGAAAAAAAGATTGCAAGTCGGCAAGACTATTTTTTTCCAGATATTTTTTAAGCATGTCGAGTCGAAGTTCGATATACTTATATCCATACCTCTCACAAAGCACCAAGTCATTTTCAACCGTCGACCGCTTCATGCAAGTGGCTTCATTAAAACCCAGTTTCATTGGCTTTTTCCCTAATACGTGAATATTATGGGCACTTCCGCTTGGTAGATCGATGAGGAAGTGCCCCACCACAAAAAACTTTATTCGTCGAACGTCAGCATAACTTTGCGGGCGTTTGCCTTATCATGGCATGCGACATCAAAGGCTTTATGGATATCCTTAAAATTGAAATGATGTGTATTCAAAGCAGCAAAATCGTAATTGTCTTTAATGCGTGAAAGGAAACGAATGGTTCGGGGAAACCATTTGTCCGTCCCGCCGGAACCTGCAATCTTCAGCGTCTTCCAGATAGTCTTACCAATTTCGACAGGAACCTTGCGACCGATGGAGTGGCCTATTAATCCAACCCGTGCGCTGTGTCCCGCAATATCGAAGAGCGACGCTATGCCCTTATCGTTGCCGGATGCTTCAATAACCACAGACGGCCCACGGCCATTGGTCAGACGAAGTATTTCGTCAAGATAACCAGGTTTGGACGGATCCACCGTGTGATCCGCCCCGTATTTAAGAATCGTCTCCCGTCGAGAAGCAAGGGGATCGACGACAATGACTTGTGCGCCGGAAGTTCTACACACCATTGAGGCGGATAGACCGATAGGCCCGGCACCAATAATAACGCAGTCATCCGAGGCATCGGGATCACATCCATTTCCCCACACGCCCCAGTAGCCTACATTGAAGGTCTCGACCCACGCTCCCAGCTCATATGCCCAATCGTCTGGAATCACATGGGTATAGCACTCTTCAAGGATCATGTACTCGCCCATCCCCCCGGGAGAATCGGGCCGAAATCCCACCTCGCGCATATTCAGACAAGCAGAAGGCATTTTGCCGTCTTTACAGTTCGCACAGTTAAAGCAGGGAAGCACACAATCTCCGACAACCTTGTTGCCGACCTTTACACTGGTGACAGCGCTTCCTACCTCGGCAGCCTGCCCCGCCCATTCATGGCCTGGCGTGTAGGGGGCAATATCGTAACGTCCCTCTGCAGATTTTCCCTCGTAGCACTCAACATCAGATCCGCAGATACCACAGGCCTTGAGCTTGATGAGGATCTCGTTTGGTTTAAGGGGCGGCAGTTCCACCTCTTCGATCCTGAGATCTTCAGGCCCATGCAGAAAAGCTATATTGGCTTTCATTAACAACCCTCCTGAAAAGATTCTTATTTGTCTTTAGATTTCTCACGAAGCCCTTAATAGGCCTTAGTAGGTAAGCGTATAGATATGTCGGCCACCCTTTGTCGGTCCCTTGATTACGGCTTCGATATCTTCACGACTGCGCTGCGTGACCTTATCGATGGGAGGCAACTCTCCGGCCGGATATTTGGTAATGATGTCGTTTACCAGTTTTTCAAGGTAGTTAAGCGTGTGCTCGACCCCGGCACGGGCCTTCTCAGCATCCGCCATGGTCGGATCCCCGATGACCCCTTCCGG
This window encodes:
- a CDS encoding sugar ABC transporter permease — protein: MNDSMKHYFSKKKIDMRTFTMVAILVILWVVFSYLTSNGFRTLGTSFLSSRNLSNLMRQMTIVAIMGSSMVLVMVTGGIDLSAGAVVGFIGCTAAGLQVFYSVGTLPTIIISLLLGMLVFVLQGSLIAYAGLAPFIVTLGGQLVFKGLVLAISKGATIAPLEDSLRYFGQAYISKTLTTVIGIAIILFLLMNEIQRRSGQRKHGTLFEPLQAMLIRWGITAVGILVAVYIMNSYRGMPVPVLIMFIISFLLTIVAEKTVFGRSIYAIGGNLDAAKYSGINVSKNLLIVYTIHGMMVAIAGLILAARLNAGTITVTNMNLELDAIAAAVIGGTSMTGGVGKVAGAIFGALVMASIDNGMSMMNMDAFWQYIVKGSILVAAVWFDMQTRKKGNA
- a CDS encoding sugar ABC transporter ATP-binding protein, encoding MQEKNILEMRKITKLFPGVKALDKVDFKVTEGTVHALVGENGAGKSTLIKIISGVYPYNTYSGKMLIHENEAKFFSIKEVERAGIACIHQELNLVPEMSVAENIFLNEKPTRYGFIDFDAMYAETLSLLKQIGMNTTDTILIRPDEKVKNLGIGQKQMVEIAKALAKDVSLLILDEPTSALTESEVDVLLGIIDGLRSKGVTCIYISHRLDEVMRIADEITILRDGKTIDSRKRSDIDKETMIKLMVGRELTNMFPRVPHKRGDLVFEIKNYSVENPDVPGRKLIDNVNLKAYRGEILGISGLMGAGRTELFTSVFGAFREKGEGEVWIDNKDVIIKSPLDALKHGLAIISEDRKKLGLNLLMDIKENVTLAALKKVSRAGILDADKEVAYTKDYVDTIRIVAPNISVKVSTLSGGNQQKVVIAKALFCDPKVIILDEPTRGIDVGAKYEIYKIMNDLVEKGVVVIMISSEMEEILGMSDRILTMAGGKITGEFDVAEATQEKLLQASVAGR
- a CDS encoding sugar ABC transporter substrate-binding protein translates to MQKRGNGKNLLMFCSFVLTVFLLFGCTEKESDAASSGPKDIKNIKVGVSVGHTQEERWQREIDMFRSYAKEHGFELLVQSAENNAQKQVSQCENLINQGIDVLILQSLDASAVAPIITSAHDAGIKVISYDRFALNCDLDYYVTFDSFKVGVTQANFVINKVDKGNFIWLKGAAEDNNAHLVAAGQKSVLQPYIDRGDIDIVLEQWCRGWDPNEALKNVENGLTLTNNDIQAVIASNDGTAGGAIQALAAQGLNVPISGQDADLAACQRIVEGTQTGTVYKPLAKLNRAAMELAVAIATGKDPQSSIDSSLGVWTTLDNNYKQVDSFSVDVIAIDKDNLYDILIARDKFHTLEEVYKNLPKSEWPEK
- a CDS encoding sugar phosphate isomerase/epimerase family protein → MKLGFNEATCMKRSTVENDLVLCERYGYKYIELRLDMLKKYLEKNSLADLQSFFRSSRLKPYAFNSIENINFCSADQWDTLISLFTFGCEIAQAIGNPYLIVVPTMGDDMHKKSKDDVYSDSVEVLNKLADIAKPYKVKLAFEPIGDKRWCVRSLEQALEIVHAVDRPDVGVALDSINLFLYNRLSNIDSIDDVPLDKLFVYHINDCEDLPLGVLDHCHRLYPGDGIIPLAKISDKLHKKGYEEICSVELFRPEYWELDPEKVIRTASQKAQRFL
- a CDS encoding zinc-dependent alcohol dehydrogenase, with amino-acid sequence MKANIAFLHGPEDLRIEEVELPPLKPNEILIKLKACGICGSDVECYEGKSAEGRYDIAPYTPGHEWAGQAAEVGSAVTSVKVGNKVVGDCVLPCFNCANCKDGKMPSACLNMREVGFRPDSPGGMGEYMILEECYTHVIPDDWAYELGAWVETFNVGYWGVWGNGCDPDASDDCVIIGAGPIGLSASMVCRTSGAQVIVVDPLASRRETILKYGADHTVDPSKPGYLDEILRLTNGRGPSVVIEASGNDKGIASLFDIAGHSARVGLIGHSIGRKVPVEIGKTIWKTLKIAGSGGTDKWFPRTIRFLSRIKDNYDFAALNTHHFNFKDIHKAFDVACHDKANARKVMLTFDE